A stretch of Agelaius phoeniceus isolate bAgePho1 chromosome 37, bAgePho1.hap1, whole genome shotgun sequence DNA encodes these proteins:
- the ZNF865 gene encoding LOW QUALITY PROTEIN: zinc finger protein 865 (The sequence of the model RefSeq protein was modified relative to this genomic sequence to represent the inferred CDS: inserted 1 base in 1 codon; deleted 3 bases in 2 codons) produces MAAKEGGDNSDSPSALRGETGAPSPTSPVLPLGLRDPRVLPFGPEGPHGPPPGACGTPGRPSGPPPGHGGERERRERPVPGVPLRFPGFPDAPAAPGAPRALRAPAQGAAAAPSPLRVPSPRRRPRPFERGPLPKHKPEPPPSSSSSSSSSSSSSSSHPKKPEASLGGGSLGGGASLGGSPFPPPPLPPPPQPLFEAGGAFPSPQWGIVDLSGHQHLFGGGALKRGVVTPSGTPAPTPPGTPQEGKEERSYFRRLKYLVERRWACPRGFRPPPHLAQVGGAGGGAEGAGARPYECRTCGRTYSHGSSLVRHRRCHRGGGDGREARAGPGVGVAMDTPNGGGAAANGGNAAVNAVANVNATANGVNSLANVNAAANGVNVAANGVNVAANGVNPLANVNTVANGVNAVTSGVNTVANGFNAVANVNTAPNGVNAVPNGVNVVASKVNAASNVNAPPNGVNAAANVNMAANGVNTVTSGVNASPNGVNAAVTEVNTANRVNVAANGVNAVANGVNVLATRVTTASTVNTPPNGVNAVATRLTMPNGVNVLANINGANALTVAVNAASGGVPAAPAGVAPALGPSPAIATVPNALVATSGVANLVSPGVPVLLAPVGVLPAPPPPPPPAPPAEGPFPCPLCWKAFKKPSHLAQHQIIHTGEKPFACAACGRAFNRRESLTRHVRTTHAAAPARRLPCPVCGKEFRDAAYLLRHQGSHGAPRPAHRCDVCGKAYAAPXSLVRHRRAHDGDANSTNTPGAIRSGTTGTGAAGRSFGCQVCGRAFGRRETLRRHERIHTGEKPHECGVCGKRFRESFHLRKHRVVHTRERPYRCDTCGKAFGYPQSLTRHRQVHRASPAVGVAVGVAGEAGPALGCGSCGQRLPDLLRAVAHKDPAQAAAQPERPQGCDTCGQVFGFLENLVWHRLVHGAAAAAAAAAPAQVALEEAPAPPEEPPPAAPSAPRFTCGTCGRSFKGVAALVTHRYAHLARAGAPRRCGACGRRCSGAYELLRHRRRHLRRRPALCGACGRRFWAAALLRRHRRCCPARPRPERCRTCGRASPRARAPLLPRRHRHARARPPRCPLCARRCAHAAELAEHLRRHRGRRRARRCRTCGQSFRFRGNLLEHRRWQHLGEQVYRCERCGKSFFYLGSLARHLRGHERRRRRRRQRRAERGGAAGRAGPRGAGPQGAGAAEGRGWEGGAGRAGAGQAWGSLWVRMGENGAKMGQKWGNVA; encoded by the exons ATGGCGGCCAAGGAAGGGGGGGACAACAGCGACTCCCCCTCCGCTCTGCGGG GAGAGACCGGCGCCCCCTCCCCAACCTCACCTGTGCTCCCCTTGGGGCTGCGGGACCCCCGAGTTCTCCCCTTTGGGCCTGAGGGACCCCACGGCCCCCCCCCGGGGGCCTGCGGGACCCCCGGAcgcccctcaggacccccccccGGCCATGGAGGCGAACGTGAACGACGAGAGCGGCCCGTTCCAGGCGTACCCCTTCGATTTCCTGGATTTCCTGACGCACCAGCAGCGCCCGGAGCCCCCCGAGCCCTTCGAGCCCCCGCCCAAggcgctgccgctgccccctccccacttCGAGTACCCTCCCCCCGCCGGCGGCCCCGCCCCTTCGAGCGCGGCCCCCTCCCCAAGCACAAACCCGAGCCCcccccttcttcctcctcctcctcctcctcctcctcctcctcatcctcctcgcACCCCAAAAAACCCGAGGCGTCCCTTGGGGGGGGCTCCCTTGGCGGGGGGGCGTCCCTGGGGGGGTCCCCGTTCCCCCCCCCACCTCTGCCGCCCCCTCCCCAACCTTTGTTTGAGGCTGGGGGCgccttcccctccccccaaTGGGGCATCGTGGACCTGTCCGGCCACCAGCACCTGTTTGGGGGCGGGGCTCTCAAGCGGGGCGTGGTCACCCCCTCGGGGACCCCCGCGCCCACCCCGCCAGGGACGCcccaggaggggaaggaggagcgGAGCTACTTCCGGCGCCTCAAGTACCTGGTGGAGCGGCGCTGGGCGTGTCCCAGGGGCTTCCGGCCGCCCCCGCACCTGGCGCAGgtgggcggggccgggggcggggccgaggGCGCGGGGGCGCGGCCCTACGAGTGCCGCACCTGCGGCCGCACCTACAGCCACGGCTCCAGCCTGGTGCGGCACCGGCGCTGCCACCGCGGCGGCGGCGACGGGCGTGAggcccgggcggggccgggggtggGCGTGGCCATGGACACGCCCAACGGGGGCGGCGCCGCGGCCAACGGGGGCAACGCGGCGGTCAACGCGGTGGCCAACGTCAACGCAACGGCCAACGGGGTCAACTCGTTGGCCAACGTCAACGCGGCAGCCAATGGGGTCAACGTAGCAGCCAACGGGGTCAACGTAGCAGCCAATGGGGTCAACCCATTGGCCAACGTCAACACGGTGGCCAACGGGGTCAACGCAGTGACCAGCGGGGTCAACACAGTGGCCAACGGGTTCAACGCGGTGGCCAACGTCAACACGGCGCCCAACGGCGTCAACGCGGTGCCCAACGGGGTCAATGTGGTGGCCAGCAAGGTCAACGCGGCGTCCAACGTCAACGCGCCGCCCAATGGGGTCAACGCGGCGGCCAACGTCAACATGGCGGCCAACGGGGTCAACACAGTGACCAGTGGGGTCAACGCTTCACCCAATGGGGTCAACGCAGCCGTCACCGAGGTCAACACAGCCAACAGAGTCAACGTGGCGGCCAACGGGGTCAACGCTGTGGCCAACGGGGTCAACGTGCTGGCCACCAGGGTGACCACGGCCAGCACCGTCAACACGCCACCCAACGGGGTCAACGCcgtggccaccaggctcaccatGCCCAACGGCGTCAACGTCTTGGCCAACATCAACGGGGCCAACGCCTTGACCGTGGCGGTCAACGCCGCGTCCGGCGGGGTCCCCGCGGCGCCCGCCGGGGTCGCCCCGGCCCTCGGCCCGTCCCCGGCCATCGCCACGGTGCCCAACGCCCTGGTCGCCACCTCGGGCGTGGCCAACCTGGTGTCTCCGGGCGTGCCGGTGCTGCTGGCGCCCGTGGGCGtcctcccggccccgccgcctccgccgccgccggcgCCGCCCGCCGAGGGCCCGTTCCCGTGCCCGCTGTGCTGGAAGGCGTTCAAGAAGCCGAGCCACCTGGCGCAGCACCAGATCATCCACACGGGCGAGAAGCCGTTCGCCTGCGCCGCCTGCGGCCGCGCCTTCAACCGGCGCGAGAGCCTCACGCGCCACGTGCGCACCACGCACGCGGCGGCGCCGGCGCGGCGCCTGCCCTGCCCCGTCTGCGGCAAGGAGTTCCGCGACGCCGCCTACCTGCTGCGCCACCAGGGGAGCCACGGCGCGCCGCGCCCCGCCCACCGCTGCGACGTCTGCGGCAAGGCCTACGCCGCGC AGAGCCTCGTGCGGCACCGCCGCGCCCACGACGGCGATGCTAACAGCACCAACACACCAGGAGCGAT CAGGAGCGGCACAACCGGCACAGGTGCGGCGGGGCGGAGCTTCGGGTGCCAGGTGTGCGGGCGCGCCTTCGGGCGGCGCGAGACGCTGCGGCGGCACGAgcgcatccacaccggggagaagccGCACGAGTGCGGCGTGTGCGGGAAGCGCTTCCGCGAGTCCTTCCACCTGCGCAAGCACCGCGTGGTGCACACGCGCGAGCGG CCCTACCGCTGCGACACCTGCGGCAAGGCCTTCGGATACCCGCAGAGCCTGACCCGGCACCGCCAGGTGCACCGCGCCTCACCTGCGGTGGGCGTGGCTGTGGGCGTGGCCGGGGAGGCGGGGCCGGCGCTGGGGTGCGGCTCGTGCGGGCAGCGCCTCCCGGACCTGCTCCGCGCCGTGGCGCACAAGGACCCGGCACAGGCGGCGGCACAGCCGGAGCGGCCGCAGGGCTGCGACACCTGCGGGCAGGTGTTCGGCTTCCTGGAGAACCTGGTGTGGCACCGCCTGGTGCacggggcagcggcggcggcggcggcggcggcgcccgcGCAGGTGGCCCTGGAGGAGGCCCCGGCGCCGCCCGAGGAGCCGCCGCCGGCCGCGCCCAGCGCGCCGCGCTTCACCTGCGGCACCTGCGGGCGCAGCTTCAAGGGCGTGGCGGCGCTGGTGACGCACAGGTACGCGcacctggccagggccggggcccCGCGGCGCTGCGGCGCCTGCGGCCGGCGCTGCTCCGGCGCCTACGAGCTCCTGCGGCACCGGCGGCGGCACCTGCGGCGCCGCCCCGCGCTCTGCGGCGCCTGCGGCCGCCGCTTCTGGGCCGCGGCGCTGCTGCGGCGGCACCGGCGCTGCTGCCCCGCCCGGCCGCGCCCCGAGCGCTGCCGCACCTGCGGCCGCGCCTCCCCGCGGGCCCGggcgccgctgctgccgcggcgGCACCGCCACGCCCGGGCGCGGCCGCCCCGGTGCCCGCTGTGCGCCCGGCGCTGCGCCCACGCCGCCGAGCTCGCCGAGCACCTGCGGCGGCACCGGGgccggcggcgcgcgcggcGCTGCCGCACCTGCGGGCAGAGCTTCCGCTTCCGCGGGAACCTCCTGGAGCACCGGCGCTGGCAGCACCTGGGCGAGCAGGTGTACCGGTGCGAGAGGTGCGGCAAGAGCTTCTTCTACCTGGGCTCGCTCGCGCGGCACCTGCGCGGCcacgagcggcggcggcggcggcggcggcagcgccgcgcggagcggggcggggccgcggggagggcggggccgcgcggggcggggccgcagGGGGCGGGGGCCGCGGAGGGGCGGGGCTGGGAGGGCGGGGCTGGGAGGGCGGGCGCGGGTCAGGCGTGGGGCAGTTTGTGGGTaagaatgggggaaaatggggcaaaaatggggcaaaaatggggtAATGTGGCTTGA